AAAAATACTGCCAAGAAGGAAGGGTATACATTGGCTGATGGATCTCTTGGGCTTATTGCAACACTCGGTGATGGGTCATTTCGTGATACGTTAGGTATACTGCAGAAAGTAATCAGCTACTCAAAAGATACTAAAATTAATGAAGCAGAAGTTGCATTGATAACTGGTGCGCCACGGAGTGAATTAGTGAATGACTTTATCACAATGCTTGCAACGAGAGATATTGCTGGTGGCTTTGCAACTATCCAAGAAGCAGTGAAAGCTAATATTGATATTAAAATATATTTGAAACTTATACTTGCAAAGCTCCGCTTTGCACTGGTGCTTCGGTATGCACCTAGTATGAAGCCATTGCTCGCAGAATCAGTTTCGGAAAGCGACCTGATATTTCTAGAAAAATTAATTAAAGATAAGCCTGATACAATAACCTCTAAGTCCCTGGAAGTGCTTCTGGCAACGTCTCAAAAACTTCGATACGCGTTTATTCCAAATCTACCTCTTGAGCTCGCACTCGTTGAAATTATTGAGGGAAAATAAAATCTCAAGCAACTTGTGCTTGAGATTCGTGCTTAAGATGATGTGGCTACCTGGAGGATTCTCTCCTTTATTTTAGAGAGTAATATTTCAGGCTTATGCATTAGCCAATAAAAAGGAAGCTCAATGACAACATCCTTTTTACTTTTCATCATCAGGCGCAAATAATATTCCAGATCACACGGCTCATTTTTCAAAAAATATGATAGTTCAGACCACGATCTGGTTTGGAAATGAAGCACTCTTGTTATTCTTTTCCCCAGTACCTGATGTAAGAAATCTTCTTTTTTGTAGCGAGTACATTTGAATTCCTTAATGTGTTGTGTATCGAGTACAAGTCCATGAGGATGATGTAGAAAATAATCAAAATTTCCATTTACCGGTGAAACTTCTACGAGACTTATTGGATCTGTTGCAATGTCTATTCTCATTGCATTAGGGAAAAATGATTCAAATAAATAAAGTGTGTAGTCAACTTCATTTTGATTTCGGAAAAAAATATCCGCAATTAGGTCCCATTTTTTCTTAGGATCTCTAAAACTTCCCTTATACGCTACAACTAGGTCTTTGGGATAATTGCGCAAAACATCAAAATGAATTCCTCTGGCAGGCACAAGTTGGAGTCCGTCAAGCTTTGCATCTTTTCGTATTACTTCGATTTGTTGAATTTTTCTTGGCCAAAGTGTCAAAGTCGATATGTAGATTTTTGGAATGTACATTTTTACCTCCTGTTTTTTTCAATTTACATTGTATTTTAAATTTTGTCAATCAATTGTATATTTTATTTTGTTATTTTTGATTATAGTTAGCTTATCCTTTCGACTTAATTTTTTTAATTCAGCTTCTCGATGGCGAGCTTCATTGTATGTCGCAAAGACTTCCTTGTATTGTAATGTGACAGGCCGTCTAATCTTTGTATAATGAGCACCAGATTTCAAATTATTATGGGCATACAGCCTCTTGGTAAGATTATTCGTTGACCCTATATAGAAAGTAGCATCACTGCATTTTAAAATGTAGGTGAAGTATGCTTGGTGTGCAGTTTTCATTTTATTTTCCGCTTATTGTGAGACTTTCAACCATTTTCTTGAGATCATCTCCAAATGCTCTAACAGGAACTGCCGTTATGCCTTTATTTATATACTGTTCCATATCACCACTGAAGTTATTTTCCAATTCTTCAAGCTCTGGTGAGTCAAAATAGGGAATAAAACTCATGTATGCTTGAAGTACAGTAAGACCAGTGGATTGGTTTTTCGGGATGAAAAATGTGTATTGTGTTCGAGATTCGGTATTGAGTCTGCTAGCTTCGGGATTATGTATTCCTGATAGTCCAGATGGAGTTGTTATAGAAAAAAGTCTGAAAGATGAAAGTATTTCTGGGGCCACTTCTCCTGTGGCAATTTTCAAAAGAAAATCATCTCCACAATCATTTTTGTTTTGTGGTTCAAGCTCATACATTCTAATGCCACTGCGGATAAAACTCTCTGAATTTTCAAGTTGTACATCTGGAAATACATATTCAAAGTCAAAGACATTCAAGGTGTCAGCTGTACGATAAGTGTCTTCCTCAGGACAATTTTTGTTACCCTCATTGAGACTAATAGAGCCCCAGCTTTTAGGAAAAATAAATTCTAATCCGTACTCTGAAATTTTATATGTTACATATTCTTGTGATTCTGAAATATGTGTCGCATCAGGCTTGTTGATTGTTTCGTTTTTAATCGAAACAATCAATGCGATACCAACTAATGCAATGATGCCAAGAGCAATAAGATGCGATCTATTCATATGAATAGTATAGCAAATAGATTAATCTTTTTATCTTGATTCGCTTAACAGTTTATTGTGTCGCAATACATTGTGATTCGGCCAAATCTTTTTTAATTAGAGTAGTCAAATCTAGGCTTACTTTCGTATGTATTATTGCGTCAAAACCATCAGATATATAGCTACTTGCTTCGGGACAATTTTCTGGAGTTACTGGAAGAGTTGTTGGATTCCAGTAGGTAAGCACATCTGCCTCTGCTACAACTGGTTTTTTATATAAATCCTCGTACACTTTTTTACGAGAATTTAAGTCATATATTTTTAAACCTCGATCAGGGCCAGTGCCGCTATCTAATACAAGGAAATTATTAGTGAAAAGCATAAAATATTCGGCATACTCATTCTTCACTTCAAAGTCATTTGTGCCTACTGTATATGAACATTCAAATTTCTCATTTTCATCTGTCTTAAACTTTACTAAAATATCTGAACCAGCGTCAAGATTTGAATTTTTTTGAATAGCAAAATATTTTGAATTCTCAAAACATTTATTTAAATTAGGTGTATTAGTAGTAGCAAGTTGTGCAGGTTGAATATTATTTTTGTCGTATATATATATTCCGTAACAAATCGCTAAAATTGTTACAATTATTATTGAAATAATGAGGCCTTTTTGTTTGTTCATGCGTATGAGTAATTAATAATAAACTAAACTTAGTAAACTCAACAAGCAAATGACGCTTCGCTTGACTTGCTGGGGGACAGGGATTCGGTCACAGGTATTTTTCTACTGAAAAATCTCGCGACCCTGCCTCGCACCGTCGTGCTCCGGCTTTCGAATCCCAACCCGCCCCATCGATGCAAATTTGCAATAGAAGTATCTATACAAATTTCCATTGCTGGGGGACAGGGATTCGAACCCCGATTAAAGGCTTCAAAGGCCTCTGTCCTACCATTAGACGATCCCCCAATGTATGTATCTTCGGGCCAATAGAGTGGTAGTAGGCAGAAGATTTGCTTGACGAATTGAGAATACACTATTTTTCTTTCTCTTACAATAAATAGATGTATCTCTAAGGTTGCATTGCCTTTGCATATAGTGATTTTCCCCAGAAAATCTTACGTTTTACATGGTATACTTAAGGAACTATATCTATGCATTTTCTTCAACACTTTTTTAAAAGACGCAAAGAGTCTGAACAGGCCCATCTTGATGATATTTTTTTTGATGAAAAGAATACAGTTTTGTCTTTAAAAGAGAAAGTTTGGACGATTACCCTAAGCTACAATCGAATCAAGTCATTTTTACGGCAGCATGAATGGCCACTTTTTTATATTACAATCACGATTGTTGTCTTTGTTATTCTCGGTAGTTCCATGAGGAGTCAAGCCTCTGTTGCGCAGTTATATGCTACTTCATGTCTTGGAGGCTGGCAGAATACTAAAAATGCAGAAAATGCACCCGATGTTGCCGATAGAAATAATCTTTCACTTTTCTCAAAAGCAAACTCTGCATTCCTCGATAGTGCGAGTGGACAAATGTACTGTGGAGGATTTATCGGTGAATTTCCTGAAGCATCAATTCCAAATCAAATTAATGTTAAGTTTTCCTTATCAGTAGATACAGGCGATGTCCTTCATACAATAAATGAAGTTCCACAAAATGTTTCGCCGATTGACGCCTCACTAAATGGAACTGGCGACACTATACAAATACTTGAAGATATTAGTACAACAAATACAGAAGATACAAATGTCCCAAGTGATGTTGAGATTGTGCCAGAACCTCAGGCGATTGAAGAGCCTGCTGCACCAAGTGAAGAAGTCCCTGTCGTGCCACCATCTCCAGAACTCGGTGCATTTCTTTTTAGAAATCTTTTTGCTAGGGCTCTTGCAGAAGATACTGTGCCTGAGTCTGTAGTACCATCTGAGCCACCTGTTTCAGATGTTATTCCAGAAACCAACAATGAATCTTTAGTAGAGGTAATACCTATTGAAACGCCATCAGATGTCGAGCCAGTGCCTGAAGTGTCAAATAGTGAGGAACAAGTTCTTGA
The Candidatus Nomurabacteria bacterium genome window above contains:
- the dnaX gene encoding DNA polymerase III subunit gamma/tau, with the translated sequence MQELTLYRKYRPQKFDEVMGQEHIVKVLSASIKSGKIAHAYLFCGGRGTGKTTIARILAKELGTNENDIYEIDAASNNGVDDIRELREGVSTLPFDSKYKIYILDEVHMLSKGAFNALLKTLEEPPQHALFMLATTEIEKVPETIISRCQVFTLKKPNEAMLKEIVKNTAKKEGYTLADGSLGLIATLGDGSFRDTLGILQKVISYSKDTKINEAEVALITGAPRSELVNDFITMLATRDIAGGFATIQEAVKANIDIKIYLKLILAKLRFALVLRYAPSMKPLLAESVSESDLIFLEKLIKDKPDTITSKSLEVLLATSQKLRYAFIPNLPLELALVEIIEGK
- a CDS encoding GIY-YIG nuclease family protein; this translates as MKTAHQAYFTYILKCSDATFYIGSTNNLTKRLYAHNNLKSGAHYTKIRRPVTLQYKEVFATYNEARHREAELKKLSRKDKLTIIKNNKIKYTID